The genomic window AAGAAGTTTAGGCGGGTTCTTGTGCATTTTTCACAACAACCGCAATTTCCACTTTGATCACCACCCGCCCAACACACTTTAAGCACTTCACTAGCTGTATTATTTTGCGCTATTTTTGCCACTTTTTCCGTTCGTGAGAATCCTGCCCCATAATGAATTATCTCCATCATATTATTAGACATCATAAAGTCTGTTACTGGACTAGATCCCCATGGCAATAAAAATTCATCATAAGGATCCGAACTACCAATTAAACCAAAATCAAATTCATCTCCATACATCAGCAAACACGCCGCAAGCTCAAGACCGTGAGAATCATCCCATTTCTGCATTCTAAGCTCTCTACTATTTGTACGTATTGTCCTAAGATCAATAGACAACTCATCTAGCAATGGAGATGTACGTTTCATTAACTTTGTAAAATCCTTATGATTATAAATATCAATATCAAAACCATGCACCATAAGCGCAGTATTTACATCATACCTTTTATACTCTGGAATTTTACTATCTTTGTTATTTAGTATATTAAATATAGCATCAACACCGCCTGAGAATAAAGTTATCGCTTTCTGCTTATCCCCAGATTTATGGATATTTATCACCTCATTTGGAATAATATCAATTTTCTTATATAAATCCGGTTTCCAACAATTCCACGCAAGCAACAACTCTTCCATATTACGGATAGCTTTGGCCGACATAATACCATTTACTCGTAAATCTTTGCCTTGTTCTGCGGCATGCAATAAAACAGCGAGAACATTAGCGTCAACCGGACTTCTCTTTGACCAAAGAACCTCTCGATCAAATTCATAGAATATCTCTATCTTCTTCGCTGTTTCACTATCAGTTAATATTGTGGTTCTTTTAGTTTTATTATCAATTACTTGATTTTCTACCGAAAGTTCTAAATATCGCATATTCTTACATAAGTTAATAAATAATTAATACAATGGTAACTATTTATACTTTTATTAAGAATATGTAAAGATTTTTTAACTATTTTTTAACCAAAAAAGCATAAAGACATGATAATAGCAGAATTATTTCTTTATATTCAATAGCTTATCATGCAGGCAATGACTATTTTTATTATCCATAAAATCGGTCATAAACCACCACTTTTAAGTGGTAAACAAGTAATAGTTTACATGCGTAGCATGTACGCTTATTGCTCCAACCACTTTAGTGGTAATCCAACCTGCCGACTTCAGTCGGTAGTGGTTGAGTATAACTACAAGACAACAACTATGAATAGCCATTAACTATATATAATATATATATAGATTTACGTATTTGTATAAATTCTATTGTATTGCAATTGATAAAACTGCCCTTCAGATTAAAAGAGCCAAAGATTCTTACACACTAGGTAAGCTCTATTATCTTTTCACTTAAAGATTCAACAACCCCAAACCATGTTGTCTTTTTGAATTTCATATTATGGAGAAAATTCTTCATTGAATCCGATGGATCAATTCCATACAAGTTAAGTCTTTCAAAATTATCCCTGACAAAGATCACAGACAAAATAGTTTGTTCTTCAACATGTCCAGTTTTAGGGTTTAGTATATCGTCATTTGCATTAACTAACACCTTATCTATAGGTAACAATTCATAAAGTTCACGCGCTACACGTAAAACACAGCTACATACATAATCTTGATAAAGTTCATTAAACTCACCTTTAGGCATTTTCTTGGTTGATAATGTACCACTCTGTCGTAAACTATATTTTTCTTGTGGAACTACTTCTTCACTATGTACATTAAGATTGACCGTCATATTTCCAGTTTCATCTATATTAAATCTCAGACTAGAACCAAGTTCTTCAATCCCTAAGAACGGATTAAATTCTAGAACCGCATCTAAGTAAGATTTAGGGTCTTTATTCAATAACTTTTCAGCAATATCTCTCTCTTTTTCCCAAAGCGCGTATTTTTTAATAAAATCTGATAAATCACTTTGATATTGACTCTCGTCCTCACCTATCGCTTTTGTTATGGCATGCTTCAAAGAAGTCTTCTTTTTATGCACATTACGAAATATTTTGTTCAAAATATTGGGTTTAAAATTCTCATATTTACTCTGCGCGTTAGCTTCATTATAGCCAGTACGTTTAGGCTCAGATGGTGGTTTTTTCTTCGCTTTTGCGTTCCAATTATTTTTTTTACTATTACAATCAGTATGGATAGAAGTAATTTGCTTTATATACTCTTCAAAAGCATTTACCGTATTCTCAGCATCTTCAAGAGCCTGAAGTTTGGCTTGCCGCTTTTGTCTACGCTCAGCTTCCCGCGCTGACCGTCTCATATCAGCCTCAATAGATCTTAACATCCCTTTCCAGCCCATAACAAACCATACATTGTTTCATAATTTACTAAACTATTGCGCTAAAATTCTTATCCAACTCCTTAAGAGCGCCATTTATGAAGTTTACCTCAGACCTTGCGAAAAAATGGCCGGTAATTCCGCTGTACTCATCAATTATTATCTTACGAGCGGTATCTTTATAAAAAAACATCTCAAATATTGCACAGCGCAAGATAGAGACAAGTATCGGACTAGTTCGCTCCGCCCCCCACTTTTCGCTTATCACCATCCCTATACGTTTTTCTATATCACCACTCCACTTAACGACACCTTCCAAAATATCCTTAAGCAGAGAATAATTAGGTTCCAGCTTCACTCCAAACCGTAATTTTTGCTCATCCTTATTATTAGCCACATGTTTTTTAAGCTCGGCTATCTGCACCTCCGGCGATATATCGCTACTTACCGCTAGCTTCTCATAAATACACTGAACAGCCGCCATCCTAGCGGCTCTTTTTTTCTGTAGTGACTGATTATGTCCAGATTTTCTCACTTCACTCATTGCTCAGACATAACCTTATTTTTTATAGTGATAAGCTTAAGGCAAGCCTCCACCGCCGCCTTTCCTTTATTGCCTTCACCAACGCTCGCCCGCTTAAAAGCCTGCTCATAATCCTCTACGGTGAGTATCCCATAGCCAATCGGAATATTATATCTAAGAGATAGATTCATAATACCACGCGCGCTTTCACCACAAACATAATCATAGTGCGAAGTCTCTCCACGAATCACACAACCAAGCGCTACATACCCGTCATATTTGCCACTAGCTACCGCCATATTGATAGCCGGAGGTATCTCAAAAGCACCGGGTACTTCAATCTCCTCAAAATTGGCGTTCATATGCTCTAGAGTCCGCCTCGCTCCCGACAACAGCTCGTTAGAAATTTCAGGGTAAAAATTGGCCGATACAACCAATATATGCGGCGATAGATGAAACATATAACTTCCTCTTGATTATTTTTTAGCTATGGTCATTTAAGGTAATCTTTACCGCAAATGACTATCAAAATCAATGCGTAAGAGCATTGATTTTACGCCGCGTAGCGAGCGAGACAACTTTATTTTTATGAGGAAAAATAAAGTTAAACTACTATACTTTATCAGCTAATTAAAGTCTTGATAGCCCTTAATAGTGAGTCCGTAACCATCTAGACCAATAATAGAACGTTTAGAGTTAGAGAGCAATATCATATCACGCACCCCTAAATCCAGCAAGATCTGCGCTCCTATCCCATAATCCCTGAGTTCCACCGGACAATGTGGCTCTTCCCCAAGCCTTGCTCTTATTTTATCGGAAACCGCCGTACGTATTGGCTCACGAATAAGCACCACCACCCCACCATTCTCCCGCAAGCTTATATACTCCATAGATTTCCGCAAGCTACCAGAAGCACCACTGTGACTATCACCAAGCATATCCTGCAACAAATTAAGTGAATGCATCCGTACAATAGTTGGTTTTCCAGCGGATACATTCCCCTTCACCAGTGCTATATGCTCAGAATACTCGGTACTACTAGTATATATGACCATTCGCCAATCACTTCCATTTTCCCCGCCAAAATCACTGTGAAAATCACTTTCTATGACTCTTTGCACCAATTTTTCCGAACGTCTACGATATGAGATAAGGTCAGCGATGGTCGCTATTTTAAGATCGTGGTGGCGAGCGAACTCTATTAAATCCGGCATTCTCGCCATTGTCCCATCATCATTCATTATCTCGCAAATAACCCCCGATGAATTAAGACCAGCAAGCTGCGCTATATCAACCGCCGCTTCTGTATGCCCTGCCCGCACCAACACCCCACCATCACGGGCAACCAATGGAAAGACATGTCCAGGAGAGGCTATATCAGCAGCGTTTTTTGAAGGATCTATCGCTACCTGAATGGTATGCGCCCGATCGGCGGCTGATATTCCGGTGGTAACGCCCTCCCTCGCCTCAATGGAAACCGTAAACGCTGTCTGGTGACGCGAACCGTTATTCTGCGCCATCAAGTTAAGACCTAATTTTTTTACTCTTTCACTATTAAGCGCTAAACAAATAAGCCCTCGCCCGAATTTCGCCATAAAATTAATAACAGACTGCGTGGCGAATTGCGCCGGTATTACCAGATCCCCTTCATTCTCTCTATCCTCATCATCAACCAGAATAAACATTTTGCCGTCACGAGCGTCGGCTATTATGTCTTCAATCGGTGATAAATATTTTGATTGTGGCATATTATTTCTCCAATAACCTCGCCACATAGCGAGCGAGCATATCTATTTCCATATTAAGTTCACCACCCTCTTCCTTGTAGCACAGAGTGGTGTTTTGCCAAGTATGAGGGATTATATTTACCTTAAACATATTACCATCCACATAATTCACGGTAAGCGAGATACCGTCCAGCGTGACCGAGCCTTTTTCCGCTATGAACCGCATCAAATCATGAGGAGCTGAGATAGTGACAATATGTGAGTCACCGAATTTCTCTATTTCCTCAATTACCGCCACACCATCCACATGGCCACTGACGATATGACCGTCCAGACTATCACCAACTCTAAGCGAACGCTCCAGATTCACCTGTTTTCCCGCCTGCCACTGACCACACGCTGTTCGTTCCACTGTCTCGGCTGAAAGCTCAACAGCAAAACCACCAGTAAGCACCTCCACAACCGTAAGGCACGCTCCATTGCAGGCTATGGAATCCCCTAGTTTAATGCTCTCAACAAGAAAACCACAGGCAATCTCCAGCCGCAAATCACCATTTTGCTCAGCTTTTACTATATTTCCAACGTCACTTATTATTCCGGTAAACATTCCAAAATATCCAAACTGTCACTTCCAAGCTTAATATGCTCTATTTCCTTAAACTTTACAAGCGCGCTTAAAGGCTCCATTGCTGAAAGCCCACCATCACCAATAATTATCGGCGCGCGAAACCAATATACCACATCAACCATACCGCTTGCGAGAAAAGCTGTGCTGAGTTTCGCTCCCGCCTCTACCAATATACTGGTAATGCCACGCTCGGTAATCTCCGCTATAGCTTCCGGCAATTCACGGCTAATTACCCATGATTCTTTGCCATCATTTAATAATTTAGCACTCTTAGGAACACGCTTACCTCTATCTAATATTACCCTAAGCGGCGAATGATGCTCAAGCCCTGCGAGGCGACAAGTAAGTAACGGATCATCAACGATTACCGTTCCACTTCCAGTTAAAATAGCGTCATATCGCGCGCGCAGTAAATGCCCATAGTCACGCGCCGCCTTGCCGGTTATCCAACGCCCTGCCGGATGGGTTATTTTTCCATCCAGCGACGTAGCGATCTTAAGCGCTATGAATGGTCTTTTCTTCTCTATCACTGAGAAAAAACCACGAACAATTTCCTGCCCCTCCGCCTCACATATTCCTTCTACAACCTCAATGCCAACGTCTTTAAGCATTTTAACGCCACCACCGCTCACCTGCGGATTTTTATCACGACAGGAAATTACCACCTCTTTAATCCCCGCCTTTATGATCGCCTCCGCGCATGGCGGAGTTTTGCCGTGATGCGAACATGGCTCCAAAGTGACGTATAAGCTCGCTCCTATAACTTCTTTCCCCGCTTCTTTTATCGCTATGGTCTCAGCGTGCGGTCTACCACCATCAGCAGTAACACCATGTGCTATTATCTGATTATTCTTTACGATAACCGCGCCAACATTAGGGTTAGGATAAGTACGTCCCGCCTGCCCGCGCGCCAAACGCAAAGCGACTCGCATATATCTTTCATGATAAGATTTCGTATCACTATGCAAAGATAACACCTATTCCGCCTGCTTGGTTTCTTCGGTAATAGTAGTTGTTGTCGTAGTGGTAGTTACCGTCTCTGAATCAGAACTATCTTCCTGAATAACCTCTTTGTCATCCTTATTATTTTCATCTACCACACTTTCCGCCCATTTTTCTTGCTCGCTACGCTGTTTACCATAAGTGGTTATACACTGCCAGTGACGGCACGGCTCACCAATCGTTGGCATATGTTTTCCAACACCATCCGCCCAGTCATATATCCGGCTGCAGCCGCTTACAGTCAGAACTAAACAAATAAAACAAAATATTTTTTTACTCATTGTTACCCAGCTCCTGCGCTATATCACCAAAATCCTTCGCCTCACGGAAGTCACGATAAACTGAGGCAAAGCGTATATAAGCGACACTATCAATCTTTTTAAGCTCATCCATGACAGTCGTGCCAATAAGTGAGGTTGGTATCTCACTTTCGCCTAGACTTTCCAATTTCTGAGCGATACGAGTAATGAGCTGCTCGGTCTGCTCTGGTGAAACCGGACGTTTCCTAAGCGCTATTCCAATAGAACGAGCGAGTTTCTCACGGTCAAACATCCGCCGCTCACCATTCTTCTTCAGCACGGTAAGCTCACGAAGCTGTACTCGCTCAAAAGTAGTAAAACGAGAGTTACATTCAGGACAAAAACGACGGCGGCGAATGGTAAGACCATCCTCACTCGGACGAGAATCCTTCACCTGCGTATCCATATGACCACAAAACGGGCATTTCATATTTCAATCTTCCTCTTACCTGCCATACCGCCGCAGGGCGGTATACATGTCTCTACAATATTTAAGTAATCTCATTATAAAGATCCTTACACTTAGAATTCATGTCCATTATCTGTCCTAGCTTCCAATTTCTTTTCCAGTTTTTCACTTGTTTTTCCCACCTTATTGCATTCTCAATTCCTTCATGGATTTCGTAATACACCAAACTCGCAAGATCATATTTTTTACTAAACCCATCGACCTGTTTTTCTTTATGTTGCCAAATGCGTTTAGCTAAATCACTCGTCACTCCTATGTACAAAGTCCCAAAAGGTTTGTTGGTTTATATACACATATCTTTTCTTCATAACCTCTCTAACATAGATTCCGCCCTGCGGCGGAATGACGTGTTTTACCCCTGCTCAAGCCCCTCATAAATTGGGAATTTCTCGCACAAATCGGCTACTTTAGCTTTTACTTCGCTCTCAACCGCTGAATTATCACCGCCTTGCGTAAGACCATCAAGAACATCACCAATAAGCTCACCAATCTGTCTAAACTCAGCCTCACCAAAACCACGTGTCGTTCCCGCTGGTGTTCCCAGACGAATGCCTGAGGTAACAAATGGTTTTTCTGGATCAAAGGGAATTGCGTTCTTATTGCAGGTAAGCCCAGCCCGCTCCAAACTTTCCTCCGCTGCTTTTCCAGTAAGTTTCTTAGGACGCAGATCAACCAACACTATATGGCTGTCAGTTCCACCGGTCACAATATCCACACCACGTTTTACCAGCGTACCGGCGAGAACTCGCGCATTATCCAAAACTTTTTTACCATATTCTTTGAACTCAGGCTTTAACGCCTCACCAAACGCCACCGCTTTAGCTGCGATAACATGCATGAGTGGTCCTCCTTGCGCGCCAGGGAAAATCGCTGAATTAAATTTTTTCGCGAGTTCCTCATCGTTGGTTAGGATTATCCCTCCACGTGGTCCACGCAGTGTCTTATGTGTCGTGCTAGTCGCCACATGCGCGTGTGGAAACGGTGATGGATATACACCAGCAGCAATAAGACCGGCATAATGCGCCATGTCCACCATCAAATAAGCGCCAACTGAATCGGCAATACTGCGGAAACGAGCGAAATCAATCACCCGACTATAAGCTGAACCACCAGCGACAATAAGCTTTGGTTTATGTTCCTTCGCCAGACGCTCCACCTCATCATAATCAATAAGCGAATCCTCTTTGCGCACACCATACTGCACCGCGTTAAACCATTTGCCGGACATATTAGGCTTCGCGCCATGCGTCAAATGTCCACCTGCTGCCAGCGACATGCCAAGAAAGGTGTCGTTTGGTTGAAGCAGAGCGAGAAACACTCCCTGATTCGCCTGCGAGCCAGAATTTGGCTGCACGTTTGCGTACCCGCAATTAAACAACTTACATATACGATCAATAGCTAGCTGCTCCACCTTATCAACAAACTCACAACCACCATAGTAACGCTTATTAGGATAACCTTCAGCGTATTTATTGGTCAGCACCGAACCCTGCGCCCTAAGCACCGCTTTGCTCACGATATTCTCAGAAGCGATAAGCTCAATCTGGGTTTGCTGACGGTTAAGTTCCTCATTTACCGCCGCGAAAACTTCCGCATCAGCGGAAGATAGATCTGTTTCAAAAAAATTATTCATTGTCTCTTCCATTTTCTCCGCCAGATTACTCATTTATTGTCCTTCTTTAGATTGTTTATTTACCTTTACTTACTCTTTCCGCGTGTGTCTGCTGTTGTTGCTGTTTTTCATTTGCTGGCGCGGTATCTATCATAGCGTTTTTGGCAAGATTTAGCTTGATCCTTTTAACTTCTTCTGCGTTTATGGTACCATCGTCCCTAAAAGCTTTTAGTACTTTTCTATCAATTGTTTTTTGCTGTCCATCAGCTATAGAATGCATCGCTGAAATCATCATAAATGTACCATCTTTAATTTCCGGCTTATTAACACTATTTTCGTTAGTTGAAATCGCATTGTCTACCGCTCTTTCCAGCTGAGTAGCTATTTCAGTGGCCACTTTTTTAGTGCTATTACTTGGCATTATTTTTCTCCTTTATTTGTTTTTTATATTTGATAATTTATCCACTCGCCTTTCATGTCTGCCGCCTTCAAACTCACTATTCAAGAATTGTCGTACGCAGTCTTTCGCGGTTTCGTCACCAATAAGCCGACCACCAAGGCACAACACATTGGCATTATTATGCCTGCGTGCGAGGCTTGCTGAAAGACCATCATGACAAAGAGCTGCCCGCACCATCGGCTCACGATTAGCGGCGATACTCATACCAATACCGGAGCCACAAACCAATATTCCCTGTGATTTCGGATTTTTCTTTATCCAACCGTTCATCTTCACCGCGTAATCAGGATAATCAACTGACTGCGTGCTATCACAGCCCAGATCCTCCACCTCAACACCAGTTTCTCGCAAATAGTTAGAGAGAATACTCTTTAGCTCAAATCCACCATGATCACTTGCTATAGCTACTATATCTTTTGCCATTTTATTCTATATCTATTTATTTTTATATCAAAATAACCAATACTACACTATATGTGGGCGCAACATAATTACACCTTTTACCCAAAAGCGCAACTTTATTAAACAAAATTATTAAAATTCCAAAAGAGTTAAAAAATGGGATTATTTGAATTATCACTATTTTTTGCGGTTACAGCCCTTGCCGGAGCGATAAATTCAGTCGCTGGAGGCGGCACTTTCCTTACATTTCCGGTATTTATAATGAATGGGCTTACCGCTTATCAGGCCAACATAATGAGTACCATAGCATTATGGCCGGGCACGATAACCAGCGCCTATGGCTATAAAAACATACTTAATATTGATAGAAAACGCTTCACGCCACTACTTATCATTGGGCTAATAGGTGGAGCCGCCGGTTCTATTACTTTCCTTAAAACATCTGATATATTTTTCAAACAGCTAGTCCCATATTTACTATTATCAGCGACCATCATCTTTACCTTTGGCAGAAATTTTATCGCTCTTCTGCATAAAAAACTCCCAAACAAACCCTCTGACAAAAATCAATATAATATTTTGGGCAATATATTTCAGCTTGTTATAGCTTTTTACGGAGGCTATTTTGGTGCTGGCATCGGAATATTAACCCTAGCTATGCTCCAACTTATTGGCTTTTCCAACATACATGAAATGAACGCCATTAAGACTATACTGGTCTGCGCAATTAATTTCGTAACCGTAATAATTTTTATTATAAGCGGCGTTGTCGTTTGGAACTTAGCGGCGGTGATGATAGCTGGTGGAATGCTTGGCGGATATGTCGGCGCGAGAATCGCTCTAAAAATACCACCAAACTATGTCAGGATTTTTGTCAGCGTAATTGGTTTTTCCATGAGCTTGTATTTTTTTACGCGTAGCTAATTAATTTTATATTTATTGCTTGAGTAACTAGGAGCGCTTACATATAATCACTACGAGTAATCAAAAAGAAAAGGTATATTGTTATGATTCAGTCAGCGTTTGTAGCATCAATGTCGGCAATGCCAGCAGCTAAAAAAGCTCACGTAATAGTGCTTGGAAATGAAAAAGGCGGTTCTGGAAAAACCACAACCTGCATGCATCTTATTGTCGCTCTTCTACGTCTTGGCTTTTCGGTGGGCACTATTGATATTGACTCACGTCAGCGCTCACTTTCTCGCTATTTGGAAAACCGCAGGCAAACCACGCTAAAAGAAAATGTATCTCTGCCACAACCTCAACATATAGTGGTTCATCGCAGCACATTAAATATTATAAGAGACGCGGAGCGTGATGAAAGAGAACGCTTTAATAAAGGCATAAAACGCCTAATTGACAACAATGATTTTGTTATTGTTGATAGTCCAGGAAATGATACTTTCCTCTCCCGCCTTGCCCATGCTCACGCTGATACGGTTATTACCCCAATCAATGATAGCTTTGTGGATCTTGACGTCCTCGCCAACGTTGATGGTCACAGCATGAAAATAATTAAACCAAGTATTTACAGCGAAATGGTCTGGGAACAAAAATTAATGCGTGCTAAACGTGATGGTGGCTCTATTGAGTGGATAGTGATGCGTAACCGTTTGAGCAACATTGACGCTAAAAACAAACGCTTTATGACGCAAGCGACCAGTGAACTCGCAAGGCGTATCGGTTTTAGAGTGGCACCGGGATTTTCAGAGCGGGTTATTTTCCGTGAGATGTTCCTGCAAGGTCTTACCGTGTCTGACATAACCGAGATGAATAATGGCAAAGGTCTTTCTATGTCACATATCGCAGCCCGCCAAGAAGTGCGTGACCTGCTTAAAACTCTGCGTATTCCTCTACTTGATGAAAAAATAAATAAGCCTCAAACCGATGAGGAAGAAGATAAAAACGACGCAGACACACCAAACGAAACGCAAAGCAAAGAATCTATCAGCGGCGAAGTCGTAGAAGAATCGGAAGATAAAGAGCAAGAAAAAGAGTTAGAGGCGATGGCATCTTAACAAAGTCATATGATACGCTAGACTCTTTCCATACAGCGCCTTAACTATCAACTCCATCCACCGTAACTTGCCGGTTCTGGGTAGAGCTCTGCCATGCTTACTGATGTACCATTTGATAGCACCACCCGTACATGTTTACGCTGTAACATACGCGGCTCAGGAACTCCACAAGAATGAGCGAGCATACACACTTCCTTATGCATATTATTCGCGTAATTCATTACCCGCACTGACTTATCCTCCAAATTAAGCCCATATTGTAACTTTTTATTATGAGTCGTAATCCCAGTTGGGCAGGTATTTTTATTACATTGTAAAGCCTGAATACAGCCAAGAGCGAACATGAATCCTCGAGCCGACACCACAAAATCAGCTCCCACACAAAATGCCCATGCGACCTCTGATGGGTTTATCAGCTTACCACTAGCGCATATTTTTATACGGTTCCTAAGCTTATACTCTTTAAGCTTATCAACAACTATCGGCAGACTCTCTTTAAGCGGCACTCCCATATTATCAATCAAACTCATCGGCGCGGCACCAGTTCCACCATCAGCGCTATCAATCGTAATGAAATCTGGCGCGCTTTCTATACCCCTACTATTTACCTCAGAAAACAATAAATCAAAAAAATTGTAAGCTCCTACAACTGTCTTAAATCCAACTGGTTTTCCAGTCATATTGCGTATATAACTAATAACATCCAATAAATCATCAACACTGCTAATATCGGGATGACGGTTTGGACTTATAGCGTCATGACGTACGGAAATGCCACGTATATCAGCGATCTCCTTAGTCACTTTAATACCTGGAAGAATACCACCCTTACCAGGTTTCGCGCCCTGACTTAATTTTATCTCAAACATCTTAACTTGTTCGTGCGCGGCTACCGCTTTTAATTTCTCCTCATCAAAGCCACCATCGGGCTTACGTACACCGAATTTTGCCGTACCAATCTGAAAAACAATATCAGCTCCTCCTTCAAGGTGGTAGGGTGACAAACCACCCTCACCAGTGTTAAGCCATATGCCAGCCATCTTCGCTCCTCTTGACAAAGCTCTTATCGCTGGAATGGAGATAGCTCCATAACTCATACCAGAAATATTAAACAGTGAGCTGGTAACATATGGCTGCCTGCAATACTCTCCTATGGTAACGGCGGTAGGCTCGGTAGCATCCTCGTCAAGAGTTGGAAAAGAACCATTTACAAAATAAATAGTACCAGCCGGACGCAGATCACGAGTAGATCCAAAAGCTATGGTACTATCCACATTTTTCGCCGCCCGATAAGCCCATGAACGCTCCGCCCGATTAAATGGCATCTCCTCACGATCTTGAGCAAAAAAATACTGACGGAAAAATTCCCCCAAATGCTCAAATAAATAACGAAATCTAGCGAGAACTGGGTAATTTCTCCTCAGTGTGCTTTTAGTCTGTGTTTTGTCTATCAGATAAGCGAAAAATACCCAAAGTACGACCAAACCAATCGTAAACACAAAAAGGTACGTTAAAAACTCTAATATACCGACAACGAATAGTGGCAAACGTTCCATGCCATCCCCATATT from Rickettsiales bacterium includes these protein-coding regions:
- a CDS encoding membrane lipoprotein lipid attachment site-containing protein, translated to MSKKIFCFICLVLTVSGCSRIYDWADGVGKHMPTIGEPCRHWQCITTYGKQRSEQEKWAESVVDENNKDDKEVIQEDSSDSETVTTTTTTTTITEETKQAE
- a CDS encoding riboflavin synthase, translating into MFTGIISDVGNIVKAEQNGDLRLEIACGFLVESIKLGDSIACNGACLTVVEVLTGGFAVELSAETVERTACGQWQAGKQVNLERSLRVGDSLDGHIVSGHVDGVAVIEEIEKFGDSHIVTISAPHDLMRFIAEKGSVTLDGISLTVNYVDGNMFKVNIIPHTWQNTTLCYKEEGGELNMEIDMLARYVARLLEK
- the ribB gene encoding 3,4-dihydroxy-2-butanone-4-phosphate synthase, giving the protein MPQSKYLSPIEDIIADARDGKMFILVDDEDRENEGDLVIPAQFATQSVINFMAKFGRGLICLALNSERVKKLGLNLMAQNNGSRHQTAFTVSIEAREGVTTGISAADRAHTIQVAIDPSKNAADIASPGHVFPLVARDGGVLVRAGHTEAAVDIAQLAGLNSSGVICEIMNDDGTMARMPDLIEFARHHDLKIATIADLISYRRRSEKLVQRVIESDFHSDFGGENGSDWRMVIYTSSTEYSEHIALVKGNVSAGKPTIVRMHSLNLLQDMLGDSHSGASGSLRKSMEYISLRENGGVVVLIREPIRTAVSDKIRARLGEEPHCPVELRDYGIGAQILLDLGVRDMILLSNSKRSIIGLDGYGLTIKGYQDFN
- the nrdR gene encoding transcriptional regulator NrdR produces the protein MKCPFCGHMDTQVKDSRPSEDGLTIRRRRFCPECNSRFTTFERVQLRELTVLKKNGERRMFDREKLARSIGIALRKRPVSPEQTEQLITRIAQKLESLGESEIPTSLIGTTVMDELKKIDSVAYIRFASVYRDFREAKDFGDIAQELGNNE
- the rpiB gene encoding ribose 5-phosphate isomerase B, producing MAKDIVAIASDHGGFELKSILSNYLRETGVEVEDLGCDSTQSVDYPDYAVKMNGWIKKNPKSQGILVCGSGIGMSIAANREPMVRAALCHDGLSASLARRHNNANVLCLGGRLIGDETAKDCVRQFLNSEFEGGRHERRVDKLSNIKNK
- the glyA gene encoding serine hydroxymethyltransferase — its product is MSNLAEKMEETMNNFFETDLSSADAEVFAAVNEELNRQQTQIELIASENIVSKAVLRAQGSVLTNKYAEGYPNKRYYGGCEFVDKVEQLAIDRICKLFNCGYANVQPNSGSQANQGVFLALLQPNDTFLGMSLAAGGHLTHGAKPNMSGKWFNAVQYGVRKEDSLIDYDEVERLAKEHKPKLIVAGGSAYSRVIDFARFRSIADSVGAYLMVDMAHYAGLIAAGVYPSPFPHAHVATSTTHKTLRGPRGGIILTNDEELAKKFNSAIFPGAQGGPLMHVIAAKAVAFGEALKPEFKEYGKKVLDNARVLAGTLVKRGVDIVTGGTDSHIVLVDLRPKKLTGKAAEESLERAGLTCNKNAIPFDPEKPFVTSGIRLGTPAGTTRGFGEAEFRQIGELIGDVLDGLTQGGDNSAVESEVKAKVADLCEKFPIYEGLEQG
- the ribH gene encoding 6,7-dimethyl-8-ribityllumazine synthase, which translates into the protein MFHLSPHILVVSANFYPEISNELLSGARRTLEHMNANFEEIEVPGAFEIPPAINMAVASGKYDGYVALGCVIRGETSHYDYVCGESARGIMNLSLRYNIPIGYGILTVEDYEQAFKRASVGEGNKGKAAVEACLKLITIKNKVMSEQ
- the ribD gene encoding bifunctional diaminohydroxyphosphoribosylaminopyrimidine deaminase/5-amino-6-(5-phosphoribosylamino)uracil reductase RibD, giving the protein MHSDTKSYHERYMRVALRLARGQAGRTYPNPNVGAVIVKNNQIIAHGVTADGGRPHAETIAIKEAGKEVIGASLYVTLEPCSHHGKTPPCAEAIIKAGIKEVVISCRDKNPQVSGGGVKMLKDVGIEVVEGICEAEGQEIVRGFFSVIEKKRPFIALKIATSLDGKITHPAGRWITGKAARDYGHLLRARYDAILTGSGTVIVDDPLLTCRLAGLEHHSPLRVILDRGKRVPKSAKLLNDGKESWVISRELPEAIAEITERGITSILVEAGAKLSTAFLASGMVDVVYWFRAPIIIGDGGLSAMEPLSALVKFKEIEHIKLGSDSLDILECLPE
- a CDS encoding GIY-YIG nuclease family protein → MTSDLAKRIWQHKEKQVDGFSKKYDLASLVYYEIHEGIENAIRWEKQVKNWKRNWKLGQIMDMNSKCKDLYNEIT
- a CDS encoding transcription antitermination factor NusB; its protein translation is MSEVRKSGHNQSLQKKRAARMAAVQCIYEKLAVSSDISPEVQIAELKKHVANNKDEQKLRFGVKLEPNYSLLKDILEGVVKWSGDIEKRIGMVISEKWGAERTSPILVSILRCAIFEMFFYKDTARKIIIDEYSGITGHFFARSEVNFINGALKELDKNFSAIV